Genomic window (Desulforhopalus sp.):
TTGTTCCCCGGTTGTCCTTGGTGAACTCCAATTGGTTGTCGCTAAGCGATATCTTGCTGAATACATAGACCGTCCTGCCACCCGTTCCGGGAATCGGCCCACCGAGAACAAAGACGCCGAAGCCATTGTCGGTGCACTCTCTCGACTCTCTGGTCGCAGTACACACGGGAATTTCCAGACCTTCATTGGTCTTGAGGAGTTGATACAATCCATCGAGCAGCAATTTCCTTTGTGCCTCGGTATCGATATTTTCCTCCTTGGCTGCCGATACCAGTTGGAACTGCTCGATGGTGGGGATCTGTACATTGGCGACACAACCCGGAAGCAGGCAGACGATGATGCACAAGAAAAATGCCTTGGCCAGTTGGCGACTGGCTGGAAAACCCCTGAATGGTAAACGACAAAGCCGGTTCATTCTGCTCTCCTCCGGTGAAATGAGAAATTATTCTATGAATATCAAGAAATAGATTGGAGTTGCGACCCACCTTTCATCTTCTTTTGCACCTTCCTTTGTTGCTGAACCTCGCCGGTTAAAGACCGTCACGTTGCGGATACTCCTTGATAAAGCGCATCCAATCCTTTTCAACCGGAGTGTCAGGGCCCTCCACCCCTTGGATGACCCGGACGAAATGGCTATGGATAGGATCGATCGGTTGTATCCTGCCTGCCGCCAAGGCCTCCAGCCAATGGCCAATGTTGTGAATGCAGTACTTGCCCAGTGGAGAATAGTCGTCGCCAAGGGGTATCTTGTAGCCTCCTTTGATCAGTTCATTGATATGGTCGTCTGGATACGGCGGCCGGACAGTTTCAATGATGGCAACGATCCGTTTAATTGCATCGGCATTATTCAGAATGCCGGTATGGGTATCGTTGAAACCGAACTGCGCTGTCGATTCGTTTTGCGCATGGGGGCTCAGCTGACTTGACAGCGGTACCACCCCGTCGCTGTTTTCACCGAGCTTAACGGTATTTTCGTTACCATAGGCATAAAGCAGGTGGAATTCGAGTCCATCGGGAAGTTTTTGGCGACGCAAATGGCGCATGAACTGGCTGTTGGGATCGACATCCCGCCAGGAAGGAATGACAACCGGCGCCTGGGAGGCCATGGCAGCGGCCGGGTGCCCGCCAAGCGGGCTGGCGATGGTGATGAGGCGGGTGACTTTGGTCTCTTTTTCCTTGCCGGACCGACGGCTCAAGGCATCGCGCACGACCAGGCCACCCATGCTGTGTGCGACAATCACCATAGGCATAACGGTGCCGAGGTTCACGGTGTTTCCGGAAAGAAAGATATTGTAAAACATCTCGCTCAACTGACTCAAATCGTTGCCGGAAGGATAGTGAAAGAACCACGGACGATAGCGGCTGCGGTCAAGATTTGCCACAATATCCGCGAAATCACGGGCACTGCCGTCGATGCCATGGACAAAGACCACCGGTACTTTGTATCCCTGATCCTCCTCCATCGCATAGAACATCATCGGTGCTTCTTCAAGGAAGGCCGCCGGTTCATACATGCCGAGGCTTGCCATCCGCCTCGAAAAGATTTCGTCGTCGAGGTTTCTGATTGAGCCCTTGGGAAAGAACAGCGATTCGGCCAAGGCCTCGGGTTGCCGCACCTCGGTACGAAAGGTGATGGTGGATCGAAAGACAAACGGGGTATCGAGATCAATATTGAAATCGCCGAGTACCTTCGCTGGAATCTGGTCCAGGTTCAGTGTCACGGTTTTGCCGCCGACAACCTCGGTTGCATCGAAGTAGCCATCGCGGTTGAGGTCGCTTACCACCAGGAGCTGGTAGTTTCCTGCCGGCAGGGTCAGGCCGTAATAGGAGTTTATTCGGGAAAAATGGCTGATATCGACCATTTCGCTTTTTTGATAAAGATCGGAGACGGCAATAACCGCCGTTGCTTCTTCGTTGAGGGCCTTGCCGTTTTCAACCTTGCCGAATACAAAGAAATTGTCGGTTTCAAGCATATGCTTGTAGAGTCGCTGAGTAGGGGCCTGCTTGCGGAGCATGGAAAGGTGGGTCTGCTTGAGGGTGCTTTCGAGGTACGAGCAGCCGCACATCGCGAGTAATAGGGGCAAGACAAGAAGAAATCTGGGTAGTATCATGGTCGTTGCAAAGTGTCGGCAGGGCGGAGGATATTTCAGGGCACCCGGCAATTTCTCATCACAAGGTGACGATATCCAGGATACACGCGGACAGCGTCCTGGTATAATGGCCCAGAAATCTTACACTAGATTTGGCCGGGAGGGCATCCAGTTTTCATCGATTTTTCAATAGTACAGGAAGCAGCCAGATACTGCCGAGTCGGCATAGTGTTGCCTGTGAGGCTGTTTCCGCCGCTGCTGGTCATTGCCGGAGCGCGGTCGTTTAGTACCTTAAGCTGTTTTTCCAGGGAGCAACAATGAGTATTAAAAATGTTGTTTTTATTGTCGTTTTTGCCGCTTTTATCGTTTACTACGCCTCCGTCAATAAGGATTTGAGTGGCTATGGCAACGAAGCGGTTACCTTTGTCCAGAACCATGTGCGTCAGCAACTGCCAAATCCTGGCAATGCCCATTTCGAAATGGCCAAACCGCCGGTGGTTTATGGCGGGGAAGGTAAGTACGAGGTGCGGGGAGTGGTTGAATACCGTAATGATTCCGGTAAGGTGGTTCGTTCCAGCTATCTCGCTGTTGCTGTGTTTTCGGGTAAAGAAGGCGTCGATTTTACTCTCGAAAAGTTTGAAATGCAGGAATAATACCCCGTCGGAGGTGGCCCTATCCGATTAAGCGACAGGCCTCCAGAGGCGGGGTATGGTAATGGACCAAGGCGAAAACGCCATGCTGCTATTTCGACAGGCGTTTGGAAATCCGGTTGTAGGTTTCCTTCAGCTCCTCGCCGACGATCTTGGTCTTGGCTATGAAGTCGTCTGAAGTTTCCACCGCATCATCGGCTATCTCAGACGCCTTCGCCTTCACCTGACGCCACTTCTTCTCCGCCTCTTCATACTCCTTTTTGGCGTCCATCGAGGCGAGGTGGATCTTCAGGTTTATTTCATCCCGTTCCATTTTCAGTTTTTCGATGAGTCTGTTGACCTCTTCCTTCATATCCATAGCTATCCTCGTATGTGATGTTGTTGTCTTTAGGCGATTATATCAATTATTTGACCAGTGGTGCCGGTGCCGGCCGCGACCGGGACGCCGTCGGCTGGCGCTGGCGTTGGGGCCTGGGTCCCTGCTAGGGTCTGGATAAGAAGCTCCAGGGCAAGTTCCGGCTGCTTATTGGCCGAGCGCAGTATAGATATCCCAGCGGAATATTGGGCTGCGCTGATGCTGTTACTGGTATCCATTTGTTCTACCTGGTATTGCCCGTGTAAGCCTTGTTGGCGATCGTCGCTGTGCTGGCGTGCCGCTTATTTGCCGATGTGCCCCATCCCGATGCGCACTGTTACAGTATCCATTGACGTATTGACAATGGTGTTTCCTCATTTCTCTGCTAAAGGTAAGCTTTCCCGGCCAACAAGTCAAAAAAACAGAGGGCATTGCAGATAACAATTTTCCCAAGGAGGTGATACAGCATCGACATCTCCAGCCATGCTTGCAGTAAATGGCATCTCAGAGAATTCACTGTTTGTTTTAGGACAAGCAAGAGGTTCAACCCGGCAGTTCCCGGCCTAATAACGACGATACTCCGCAAGATACTAATATTGCATGCAATTTTTAAATGGTTCGTGCAGTAATTTGTCCCTTGTGCAAACTCTGCGGCCCTGGGAGTATCAACTTTCCATTGTTCTATGGAAAAAAGGCTGCTCAGATGCTAAAAAAATCATTATATCAACCGATAACGCAGAGTATCAAAGAAGATTCTAGTCTTTGGCTATTGCGAAATTGGCAAGAGTCTGGTTGCAAATTTCTCAATTGGCGTCTACTATTTTAGATACACATTTCTTGATATACATAGTATGTGAATTCGTGAGGTTGGCATGCAAACCATTGCACAACAGCAAACGCAGCAGTGGAATCCCGAAAGAAAAAAAGGCGCCGGCAAAGCTGCTAAAGTCCAGTTGCTGTATCGCCCCGAGATAGTCGCCCGTGACGGCAGATACGTCGCCTTCGCCAACGGGGTGGTCTGCGATTGTTTCAGCGGCTTGGAATGGCTTCCGGGACCGGACAAAGACATGAGCTGGGTGGAAGGCTGTCGTTGGGTCAAGGGCCTGTCAACAGGCGGGGGCGGCTGGCGGTTGCCAACCCTCAGTGAACTGCGGGGCCTCTATAAAATGAATAAAAAGAAGGACAACCTCTCTCCTCTTTTTGGCATTAGCATGACCGATGTCTGGAGCAGTGAAATCCAGGATGATGCATCTGCCTGGGGATTCAATTTTCTTCCCGGCAACCAGTTTTGGACCTGCAAGACCCTGTCCAGGCGGTTCAGGGTCCTCGCCGTCCGGCAGAGAAATTATCACGCCTTTGAGAAGGGCTCCCCTTCGATGTCCGATTGAATTAACTCTTGATCATCGCGGTTCCAGTCCGTATTGCACTGTTGTGTCTGGCCGCGACCCGCTTGCAGGTGCTTTGTCATCTTGTTTTAATGATCGTTTAATTTCCAGCTGATATGGTAATGTCCACATGGTGGTCGTGCCCGGAATTTTCCAGTTCGAGCCGCCAGAGATGTTCGTCTAACCCTGGAGGCACCAAGACTAGGGCCTTCATGTTAAAGAGCAGAGCACCACTATTCGGTGCCCGGGTATTGCCGGTGTCCATACTTTCGATGCTGATGCCCCGTACAGCCAGGGAGTGGGCGATATCGTGGACGATGCCCTCGTGGTCGGCGCCGTGCACCTCGATCCGGTACGGCAGCCAGCTGGGATGGGTGGCCTGGCCGTCGTCTCTGGTGGGGGTGGTGGTGACCTTGTAACCGCGGGCCGTCAGATTGGCGACGGTATCCTGCAGGGCCATTTCCTTGCCGGCGGGAAAGGTGACGAGCATGAGCACGGCGAATTCTCCGCCGAGTCTTGCCATTCTGCTGGTTTCGATATTGCCGCCCAGTCCGAGCAAGCTGCTGGTGATTTCATCGACGAGGCCAACCTTGTCGGTACCGGTGAGAGTGAAAACAATGCTGATTCCCATGATCTTCAGTCCTTTTTAAGGTTCATGTTGTTTGCGACAAGGTCGCAAGGGAGTTTTCCGGGTCGATATTTTCATCCGTCTGCTCGCGAAGAGGCAATCGCCTTGGTCGCCGCCTCCATGACCTGCAGGCTTTTCGCCCCACCCTCGGTATCGGTAGTATTTGTACCGAAAATAGTGACCACGATTGCCCGGTAGAGGTCACCCTCCACCTGTGAAGCGGGGAGCAGCCGGCCATCGGATTGCGAGACATGAACCAAACCGGCCTGGCGAAGCTTGGCCAAGACCTCGGAGATAACCGCCTGGTCGTAGTCAGGTAGGCAGGATGCCAGCTTATCCGAATGTATCGCCCTGGCGTCGGTAAAGGCCGAGACAATACGGTCCATGATGTCAAAGGCCGCTCCAAGTTTCAAGGAGGGGACGACAGCGAGCGGCAAGAATCTGTAGGTCGTCATATGCTGACAGGCAAAGGCCACCTGCGCACCGCCCAAGATGAACAGCCATCCCAAGTAGATCCATACCAAAAAGAGCGGCAAGCTGGCAAACGACCCGTAGATGGCATTGTAGTTGGCCACCCCGATCTGCAGAGAGATATAGATATCCTGCACCGCCGTCCACAGCACAGCCGCCAAGGTTGCTCCGACCAGGGCAGGCAGGGTTTTGACCTTGGTGTTTGGGAAAAATATATACATGATGTAGAAGGTCAGGGTAATGATTACCACAGGTATCGCTTTCAGCAGAAGGGCCTGCAGCCAGGCAAAGGGCAGAAGAATATCGATTTTGGCGATCATTGCCGGGCTTTGCAATAAGGCACTGGCGGCGAAGGCGACGTTGATGGAAATCGGCAAAAGAATGAGAAGGGTCAGGTAGTCGGCAATCTTACGGAGCAGCGACCTGCCGCTTGCCACCCGCCAGATGCTGTTCATGGCCTCTTCAATGAAACTGAGAACCAGGATGACACTGAGGAGGATACCAACAACACCAAGAGTGCCAAGGGTGGCGAAATTGGTTCTATCCACATAATCAAAGAGTTGATCAACTGCTGATCGCAGGTGGCTGGTGAGGCTTATCGGATGTTCTGGGACCTCGGTTTTAGTGAGTAATGGGCTATTTTGGGTCTGGCCGGGGGATTTCCCTCCCCTTTCCACCAGGGTGTCGATATAACTATGTGCCGCTTTTCGCAGCTGATCGCCGCCGCCGAGGCCTTTTACAACAGCGGTGCTCATTGCCAGGATGGGTACAAGCGACAGGAGCACGGTGTAAGTCAGGGCCGCCGAGCGCATTGACAGGGCATTTTTGTCAAATTCCGTGGCGGTGATGAGCAAAAGACGCACAACCACACGCCACAGGCCACTTCCGGAAAAGGAGGTGGAATGGCTGCGATCGGCCCATGCTTGAAGCCGTGAATGGCAGGAAGGCGGTGTCGGAGGGGGTGTCTTCATCCCTTTCAGTTTTGTAGTTGCAGCCATCGTTCAAGGACCTGAAAGACGATCTCTCTCTTGATCGGCTTGGTCATATAGTCGTTCATTCCTGCCTCAAGGCATAGTTCCTTATCGCCCTTCATGGCATTGGCGGTCATGGCGATAATCGGGATATCGGTAAAACCCTGCCGGCGGATCTGTCGCGTCGCTTCATAGCCGTCCATTTCCGGCATCTGGATGTCCATGAGGATGGTGTCGAACGATTCGGGATTTTTGGTGAAGGCCTCCACCGCCAGTTTGCCATTGGCTACTATGGTAACCTTATAGCCGGCCTTGGAAAGCATCACCATCGCCAGCTTTTGATTGACCGGATTGTCTTCGGCAAGGAGAATTCGCACCGATTGCTTCAGCTCCTCACGCAGTGAATACTGGGTGACAAGTTTTTTGTCCTCGGAAGGCTGTTGAGCGTCTTCCTTGGCGCCGAGAATCCGCGACAGGGTGCGAAGGAGGATGTTGCGCCGGGCCGGCTTGGTGAGAAAGGCGGTGAATCCGGCCTCCTTGCACCGCAGTGCCACTCTTTCCGTAGACGATGTGTAGGCAAGAAGGGGCAGGGCCGGATTGGCAAGTTTTGCCGTTCGGATCCGGGTTGCCAGGTCATAGCCGGAGATAAAGGGCATCTGCAAATCGAGAATGGCCGCATCAAAGGGTTTTCCTTCTTTTTCGGCACGGATGAGTTCGGCTATGGCGGTTGTGCTGTCGAGAAGGGTCATTACCTGCATCTCCGCCTTTTCCAGCATCCCTCGGAGGATTTCGTTGTTGGCCCGATTGTCATCGACGATGAGGACCTTTTTGCCCATGAGATTTTCGACGGTAGGCCGGTGCGAAAGCTGGATGGATGACTTCTGCATGACGGCGGTGAAGAGAAAGGTTGTTCCTACCCCCGGCGTTGATTCTACCCAGACCTTGCCGTTCATGAGGCCGGCTATTTTCCGGCATATGGTCAGGCCAAGACCGGTACCGCCGTATTTTCTGGTGGTTGTGCCGTCCGCTTGCTTGAAGGCCTCGAAGATTGAAGTGAATTTATCTTCGGCGATACCGATCCCGGTGTCGCGGATCTTCGACAGGATGGTAATGGTATCAGGGGTTTCCTCAGCGACCTCGATACTGAGCTCCAATTCGCCTTTCTCGGTAAATTTTGCGGCATTGCCAAGGAGGTTGACGAGCACTTGCCGGAACCTGCCCGGATCGCCCTTGATGTTTGCCGGTAATAGATCGTCGATGCGGCAAAGGACCTCAATGGGTTTGTTGACAACCCGGGGACGGATCAACTCGCAGACATCATGGGCGGTTATTTCCGGATCGAAATCGATATACTCAAGGGTCATTTGCCCGGCCTCGACCTTGGAAAAGTCAAGGATATCATTGATAAGTGACAGGAGAGACTCGCCGGAGCGCTTGATGGTCAGGGCGAAATCCTTCTGCTCCTCATCCAGCTCGGTTGCCAGCAGCATGTCGGTGAAGCCGATGACCCCATTCATGGGCGTGCGGATCTCATGGCTCATCGAGGCGAGGAATTGACTTTTCGCTACGTTTGCCGCCTCCGCATCGGTTTTCGATTTGCGGAGTTCATGGGTTTGTTTTTCTATCTCCGATTTGAGCGTTCGGGAGTAGTTGTCCTGTTGTTCCTGGATGGTCAGGTAGCTGCGTTGCGCCTCTTCCAGCATTTTTTGGTGTTTTTCATCCATTACCTGGAATTTACGCTTGAATTGGTTTTTTTGAATGGTGATTTTCTTGTGCAGCTGTTCAACTTCTTTTTGGTTGAAATACCCCTGGATTGCTAGGCGGAGAAGGCCTTCCATGCCTTTTGAACGAAAATCTTCCGGCTCCGTGCTGCAGAAGAGGGTGGCCTTTAAGGCGGGAAGGGGGATGGTGAGGGAAAGTTTGCCGCCGGCAAACAGAGGCTGGTCAATGCCCGATTGTTGGCAGCCGAACTTCGCTTTTCCCTCTGCTTGCCCCCCGGGAAATGAGGAGGCTTGATTCTCGGGGATATGTGATCCGTCATCGGTGACGGCAAGTACTTCCAGGCCTGGAAGATTCTCTTCCAGGTAGGCGAGCAGTTCCTTGACTTGACTAACGGGGGTGACAACTTCACTGAAAAGACCGGTCATAGACACCTCTCTCAGCCGTAAATCGCCTGAGCCTTCGCCATTTCTTCAGGAAGGTCTTCAATGAGCACGTTGTATTCATCGCTGTTATCTTCCAGGTGTTTCATTAAGAGGGGGGATATCTGAGGTGGCATATCCGGCAGGGTAGTATGGTTCAGCTGACCGGCGATGTATTCGGATATCTGGATGATTCCGGTGAGGTTCGAAGGCGTCAAGGTGGCGGAGATGGTATGATGATCGCGGATGGCCTCCTGGATGGTGATTGGCATGTTCCAGTCCAGGGTCATGCAATAGCCGATCTGACAGTGATCGGTGCCAAAGGCCTGCTGTTCCATGCCGATGAGGTCGGCGGCAGACGTGCAGGAGGCACAGATATGATGAAATGCCTGGCGATCAACTTGTTCCTCCACGATCAGTCCAAAATCGTGGAGAATGCCGCAGAGAAAGGCATCATCGCCGTTGATGCCAAAGATTCGTTCAGCCACCATCTTGCTGCAGATGGAGACCGCTGCACTGTGCAGCCAAAGAAGTTTCTTGGAAAAAGGCGAGGACTTGATCTCTTTGGTGACGAAGAGGGTTTTCAGGGCGTCGGCGACAATAAGGTTGTGCAAATTCTTCATCCCGAGAAAGGCAACAGCCCTGCCAATGGAATCAACGGTTTGGGTTAGACCGTAGAAGGGGCTGTTGACCAGACGGAGCAGACGCGTCACCAAAACGGGGTCCATCTTGATGACTTCTTCAAAATCCTTCATGGTCGACTCATTGTCGGCGATCAGTCGGGAAATTGTCGTGACTATATGGGGGAGGGGGTGAACTTCGGAAAATTTTTCAATAAAACTAATTGTTTTCTGCATAGTTCTCCTCCTGCTGCCTGGGCTTGTTCCCAGCGGCACGTAAGTGATGCCTGTGCTTCAGGGATGGAATATAAAACTGAGTCAAGCAGCTTGTTTGCTCAAACGAACCGTATGCCCTTGCGGTATGAAGAGGGCTTCTGAAGAATTATTCGTCAAGAGATGGCCCTTTTGCAAGGGTCATTTGAAATTCTGTTTGCCGTTTTTAGGCAGAAAAGATTTCCCTTTTCTGCACCGCCTCCGCCTTGATCCTGTCAAG
Coding sequences:
- a CDS encoding YihY/virulence factor BrkB family protein, with the translated sequence MKTPPPTPPSCHSRLQAWADRSHSTSFSGSGLWRVVVRLLLITATEFDKNALSMRSAALTYTVLLSLVPILAMSTAVVKGLGGGDQLRKAAHSYIDTLVERGGKSPGQTQNSPLLTKTEVPEHPISLTSHLRSAVDQLFDYVDRTNFATLGTLGVVGILLSVILVLSFIEEAMNSIWRVASGRSLLRKIADYLTLLILLPISINVAFAASALLQSPAMIAKIDILLPFAWLQALLLKAIPVVIITLTFYIMYIFFPNTKVKTLPALVGATLAAVLWTAVQDIYISLQIGVANYNAIYGSFASLPLFLVWIYLGWLFILGGAQVAFACQHMTTYRFLPLAVVPSLKLGAAFDIMDRIVSAFTDARAIHSDKLASCLPDYDQAVISEVLAKLRQAGLVHVSQSDGRLLPASQVEGDLYRAIVVTIFGTNTTDTEGGAKSLQVMEAATKAIASSRADG
- a CDS encoding HDOD domain-containing protein yields the protein MQKTISFIEKFSEVHPLPHIVTTISRLIADNESTMKDFEEVIKMDPVLVTRLLRLVNSPFYGLTQTVDSIGRAVAFLGMKNLHNLIVADALKTLFVTKEIKSSPFSKKLLWLHSAAVSICSKMVAERIFGINGDDAFLCGILHDFGLIVEEQVDRQAFHHICASCTSAADLIGMEQQAFGTDHCQIGYCMTLDWNMPITIQEAIRDHHTISATLTPSNLTGIIQISEYIAGQLNHTTLPDMPPQISPLLMKHLEDNSDEYNVLIEDLPEEMAKAQAIYG
- a CDS encoding response regulator, which translates into the protein MTGLFSEVVTPVSQVKELLAYLEENLPGLEVLAVTDDGSHIPENQASSFPGGQAEGKAKFGCQQSGIDQPLFAGGKLSLTIPLPALKATLFCSTEPEDFRSKGMEGLLRLAIQGYFNQKEVEQLHKKITIQKNQFKRKFQVMDEKHQKMLEEAQRSYLTIQEQQDNYSRTLKSEIEKQTHELRKSKTDAEAANVAKSQFLASMSHEIRTPMNGVIGFTDMLLATELDEEQKDFALTIKRSGESLLSLINDILDFSKVEAGQMTLEYIDFDPEITAHDVCELIRPRVVNKPIEVLCRIDDLLPANIKGDPGRFRQVLVNLLGNAAKFTEKGELELSIEVAEETPDTITILSKIRDTGIGIAEDKFTSIFEAFKQADGTTTRKYGGTGLGLTICRKIAGLMNGKVWVESTPGVGTTFLFTAVMQKSSIQLSHRPTVENLMGKKVLIVDDNRANNEILRGMLEKAEMQVMTLLDSTTAIAELIRAEKEGKPFDAAILDLQMPFISGYDLATRIRTAKLANPALPLLAYTSSTERVALRCKEAGFTAFLTKPARRNILLRTLSRILGAKEDAQQPSEDKKLVTQYSLREELKQSVRILLAEDNPVNQKLAMVMLSKAGYKVTIVANGKLAVEAFTKNPESFDTILMDIQMPEMDGYEATRQIRRQGFTDIPIIAMTANAMKGDKELCLEAGMNDYMTKPIKREIVFQVLERWLQLQN
- the maoP gene encoding DUF413 domain-containing protein, which produces MILPRFLLVLPLLLAMCGCSYLESTLKQTHLSMLRKQAPTQRLYKHMLETDNFFVFGKVENGKALNEEATAVIAVSDLYQKSEMVDISHFSRINSYYGLTLPAGNYQLLVVSDLNRDGYFDATEVVGGKTVTLNLDQIPAKVLGDFNIDLDTPFVFRSTITFRTEVRQPEALAESLFFPKGSIRNLDDEIFSRRMASLGMYEPAAFLEEAPMMFYAMEEDQGYKVPVVFVHGIDGSARDFADIVANLDRSRYRPWFFHYPSGNDLSQLSEMFYNIFLSGNTVNLGTVMPMVIVAHSMGGLVVRDALSRRSGKEKETKVTRLITIASPLGGHPAAAMASQAPVVIPSWRDVDPNSQFMRHLRRQKLPDGLEFHLLYAYGNENTVKLGENSDGVVPLSSQLSPHAQNESTAQFGFNDTHTGILNNADAIKRIVAIIETVRPPYPDDHINELIKGGYKIPLGDDYSPLGKYCIHNIGHWLEALAAGRIQPIDPIHSHFVRVIQGVEGPDTPVEKDWMRFIKEYPQRDGL
- a CDS encoding DUF1566 domain-containing protein; the protein is MQTIAQQQTQQWNPERKKGAGKAAKVQLLYRPEIVARDGRYVAFANGVVCDCFSGLEWLPGPDKDMSWVEGCRWVKGLSTGGGGWRLPTLSELRGLYKMNKKKDNLSPLFGISMTDVWSSEIQDDASAWGFNFLPGNQFWTCKTLSRRFRVLAVRQRNYHAFEKGSPSMSD